The Actinomadura sp. WMMB 499 genome includes a window with the following:
- a CDS encoding DUF4132 domain-containing protein, with translation MSDREHPAPDENVLTIPAAWLRQMHPRRGGTPVPPPRGSRAKEVPGLLEGAADALAWPPSDEEAEPSLRDAARRYSAGETDPLGAAVVATVAVAVDMGEAGVDGRCRPFVDHWRAEHGLAFAACAAVEWSRLRVRRRDGRCTPIQNETGHLGLIGEETLRYVRRLLVAAPDAEHADAVRRLAAHRTTPARRRVVSYLVPTRQDWLDESAADPEGAADGRRLGFLSIDRAGRLGDPPVLWHVYLSRGLLATLLDACGADVLPILLATFDQHLPARAADIVLEAVGVLPTDEAFAALLERADRERVRPALMSMMERFPVRAARVLAATDTPGALDLLRIHVAARPELAEHLPEGARALLAPPDGIPEADPASLPAPLSGLPWDRAVKPVVKGLEPPAMRTIAWADGEREEWSLAGLDDMPVPDDVDWDDIGDAFQKANGTMRARIAVYGPEEAVRGVLADWEDPPGWLEGEWSKSLVARYEADALPFAHRMAKAAQQKHASLLVPFLDAEVAALMGDWLARGTRGAAAARDWCDRHGLAAVPFAVPAALGPHAARRRAGEAVLRRVAERHGVGAVAGAVPAAADELRAVLAAHPAATGLLRRPKLANWADPAVLPRVLLRGRERALGPEPTRTLLELLAMPELDGMDAIERACDPESLARFGLALFQGWLSAGMPAEYGWALARLDRIGDDAAVPVLTPLIRSWPGKDRLHSAKVGLDVLVGIGTETALVFLHDLAVRWPGVILRKAAGRAFERAAAARGVSAGVLGDRLVPDLGLEEDGAVTVDYGRRAFTVRFDARLRPIVTDEDGVLRKSLPKPGKRDDPEVAPAAHAAFTELRKKVADATSFQVMRMEEAMRTGRTWTPGEFRDHAVRDPLVRQIARRLVWFAEAKDGGATAFRIAEDGTLADAGDDAFEPSPDARISVAHPVRLGAAARTWAGILADYELLQPFPQLDHPVWTLTDDERAGAVLDRFAGRDVPRDAVFGLFSRDWFRVGERGEIETMARAISGGHCVVADFGPCEDAPDRRTIRRVRAATGPGHGAAPVPFGDLDPVIASEALNDLLMAAGTAS, from the coding sequence GTGAGCGACCGAGAACACCCCGCCCCCGATGAGAACGTCCTGACGATCCCGGCCGCGTGGCTGCGGCAGATGCATCCGCGGCGGGGCGGCACGCCCGTCCCGCCGCCCCGGGGGAGCCGCGCCAAGGAGGTGCCGGGGCTTCTCGAGGGCGCCGCCGACGCACTCGCCTGGCCGCCGTCCGACGAGGAGGCCGAGCCGTCGCTCCGCGACGCCGCCCGGCGGTATTCGGCCGGGGAGACGGATCCGCTCGGGGCGGCCGTCGTCGCGACCGTCGCGGTCGCCGTGGACATGGGCGAGGCGGGGGTCGACGGGAGATGCCGCCCGTTCGTCGACCACTGGCGCGCCGAGCACGGCCTCGCGTTCGCCGCGTGCGCCGCGGTGGAGTGGTCCCGCCTGCGGGTCCGGAGGCGGGACGGCCGGTGCACGCCGATCCAGAACGAGACCGGCCATCTCGGCCTGATCGGCGAGGAGACGCTCCGGTACGTCCGGCGGCTGCTCGTGGCGGCGCCGGACGCCGAGCACGCGGACGCCGTCCGGCGCCTGGCGGCCCACCGGACGACTCCGGCGCGGCGGCGCGTCGTGTCCTATCTCGTCCCGACGAGGCAGGACTGGCTGGACGAGAGCGCGGCCGATCCGGAGGGCGCGGCCGACGGCCGCCGGCTGGGGTTCCTGTCCATCGACCGCGCCGGCAGGCTCGGGGACCCGCCCGTGCTGTGGCACGTGTACCTGTCCCGCGGATTGCTCGCGACGCTGCTGGACGCCTGCGGCGCGGACGTCCTGCCGATCCTGCTGGCCACCTTCGACCAGCACCTGCCGGCTCGCGCCGCCGACATCGTGCTGGAGGCCGTGGGGGTGCTCCCGACCGACGAGGCGTTCGCCGCGCTGCTGGAGCGCGCCGACCGGGAGCGGGTGCGGCCGGCGCTGATGTCGATGATGGAACGGTTCCCGGTGCGGGCGGCGCGGGTGCTGGCGGCGACGGACACCCCCGGGGCGCTCGATCTGCTGAGGATCCACGTGGCGGCCCGCCCGGAACTCGCCGAGCACCTGCCGGAAGGGGCCCGTGCGCTGCTGGCGCCGCCCGACGGGATTCCGGAGGCCGACCCGGCGAGCCTGCCCGCGCCGCTGTCCGGGCTGCCGTGGGACCGCGCGGTCAAGCCGGTCGTGAAGGGGCTCGAACCGCCCGCGATGCGGACGATCGCCTGGGCGGACGGCGAACGCGAGGAATGGAGCCTCGCGGGCCTGGACGACATGCCCGTCCCGGACGACGTTGACTGGGACGACATCGGGGACGCCTTCCAGAAGGCCAACGGCACGATGCGGGCCCGGATCGCCGTGTACGGGCCGGAGGAGGCGGTCCGGGGCGTCCTCGCCGACTGGGAGGACCCGCCGGGATGGCTCGAGGGAGAGTGGAGCAAGTCCCTCGTCGCCCGCTACGAGGCGGACGCGCTCCCGTTCGCGCACCGCATGGCCAAGGCGGCCCAGCAGAAGCACGCCTCCCTGCTCGTGCCGTTCCTGGACGCCGAGGTCGCGGCCCTGATGGGCGACTGGCTCGCCCGCGGCACCCGGGGCGCGGCGGCCGCCCGCGACTGGTGCGACCGGCACGGCCTCGCGGCGGTGCCGTTCGCCGTCCCGGCGGCGCTCGGCCCGCACGCCGCGCGGCGGCGTGCGGGGGAGGCCGTGCTGCGGCGCGTCGCCGAACGGCACGGCGTCGGCGCCGTCGCGGGCGCCGTCCCCGCCGCGGCGGACGAGCTTCGCGCCGTCCTGGCCGCGCACCCGGCGGCGACCGGCCTGCTGCGCCGCCCCAAGCTCGCGAACTGGGCCGACCCGGCCGTGCTGCCGCGCGTGCTGCTGCGCGGACGGGAGCGGGCATTGGGCCCGGAGCCGACGCGGACGCTCCTCGAGCTGCTGGCGATGCCCGAACTGGACGGCATGGACGCGATCGAGCGGGCGTGCGATCCGGAGTCGCTGGCCCGGTTCGGGCTCGCCCTCTTCCAGGGCTGGCTGTCGGCCGGGATGCCCGCCGAGTACGGCTGGGCACTGGCGCGGCTCGACCGCATCGGCGACGACGCGGCCGTCCCGGTGCTGACGCCGCTCATCCGGAGCTGGCCGGGCAAGGACCGGCTGCACAGCGCCAAGGTCGGGCTGGACGTCCTCGTGGGGATCGGCACCGAAACGGCGCTGGTGTTCCTGCACGACCTGGCCGTCCGGTGGCCGGGCGTCATCCTGCGGAAGGCCGCCGGGCGGGCGTTCGAGCGGGCGGCGGCCGCGCGCGGCGTGTCCGCCGGGGTGCTCGGCGACCGGCTCGTCCCCGACCTCGGCCTGGAGGAGGACGGGGCGGTGACGGTCGACTACGGCCGGCGCGCCTTCACCGTCCGGTTCGACGCGCGGCTCCGGCCCATCGTGACCGACGAGGACGGCGTCCTCCGCAAGTCTCTGCCGAAACCGGGCAAGCGGGACGACCCGGAGGTGGCCCCGGCCGCGCACGCGGCGTTCACCGAGCTGCGCAAGAAGGTCGCCGACGCAACGTCATTCCAGGTCATGCGCATGGAGGAGGCGATGCGGACGGGCCGCACCTGGACGCCCGGCGAGTTCCGCGACCACGCCGTCCGCGACCCGCTCGTCCGGCAGATCGCCCGCCGGCTGGTGTGGTTCGCCGAAGCGAAGGACGGCGGAGCGACGGCGTTCCGGATCGCCGAGGACGGCACGCTCGCGGACGCCGGGGACGACGCCTTCGAGCCGTCCCCGGACGCGCGGATCAGCGTCGCGCACCCGGTGCGGCTCGGCGCGGCGGCCCGCACGTGGGCGGGGATCCTCGCCGACTACGAGCTGCTCCAGCCGTTCCCGCAGCTCGACCACCCGGTGTGGACGCTCACCGACGACGAGCGCGCGGGCGCCGTCCTCGACCGGTTCGCGGGCCGGGACGTGCCGCGTGACGCCGTGTTCGGCCTGTTCTCCCGCGACTGGTTCCGGGTCGGGGAGCGGGGCGAGATCGAGACGATGGCGCGCGCCATCTCCGGCGGGCACTGCGTCGTCGCCGATTTCGGCCCGTGCGAGGACGCACCGGACCGCCGCACGATCCGGCGCGTGCGGGCCGCCACCGGACCCGGGCACGGCGCGGCGCCCGTCCCGTTCGGCGACCTGGACCCCGTCATCGCCTCCGAGGCCCTCAACGACCTGCTCATGGCCGCCGGGACGGCGTCGTGA
- a CDS encoding winged helix-turn-helix domain-containing protein produces MARYPQGGGMTAVGRDKREQVRMQAAQWFTEGRPNARIAADLRVGLRQVEKWRRAWREGGAEALRSKGPHGRPRLDQAAFAQLEAELNRGPAAHGWAHDQRWTLDRVAEVIRRLFGIDYTRPGVSLLLRRNGWSVQVPGRRAIERNDRAIEVWKEQVWPQVETPRRTWAPGSASKMRPVRGSSRPKDAPGAAGDTDPG; encoded by the coding sequence ATGGCCAGATACCCCCAGGGCGGCGGGATGACCGCCGTCGGCCGTGACAAACGAGAACAAGTACGGATGCAGGCCGCGCAGTGGTTCACCGAAGGGCGGCCCAACGCCCGGATCGCCGCCGATCTGCGGGTCGGGCTGCGGCAGGTGGAGAAGTGGCGGCGGGCCTGGCGCGAGGGCGGGGCCGAGGCGCTGCGGTCCAAGGGTCCGCACGGGCGCCCGCGGCTGGACCAGGCGGCCTTCGCGCAGCTGGAGGCCGAACTGAACCGCGGCCCCGCCGCGCACGGCTGGGCCCATGACCAGCGGTGGACGCTGGACCGGGTCGCCGAGGTGATCCGCCGGCTGTTCGGCATCGACTACACCCGGCCGGGTGTGTCGCTGCTGCTGCGCCGCAACGGCTGGTCGGTGCAGGTCCCCGGACGCCGCGCCATCGAACGCAACGACCGGGCGATCGAGGTGTGGAAAGAGCAGGTGTGGCCGCAGGTGGAAACACCGCGGCGGACCTGGGCGCCTGGATCTGCTTCGAAGATGAGGCCGGTCAGGGGCTCAAGCCGCCCAAAGGACGCACCTGGAGCCGCCGGGGACACCGACCCCGGGTGA
- a CDS encoding transposase: MCFEDEAGQGLKPPKGRTWSRRGHRPRVSVHGGEHGSRVSIAGMVCYRPGHRSRLIYRIHRYRRRKDERAGFTLAEYKRMLQAAHQQLPGGKIVLVWDNLGIHHSKAMRAFIDAHADWLTVFYLPAYAPS; this comes from the coding sequence ATCTGCTTCGAAGATGAGGCCGGTCAGGGGCTCAAGCCGCCCAAAGGACGCACCTGGAGCCGCCGGGGACACCGACCCCGGGTGAGCGTGCACGGCGGCGAGCACGGCTCGCGGGTCTCGATCGCCGGAATGGTCTGCTACCGGCCCGGCCACCGCTCCCGGCTGATCTACCGCATCCACCGCTACCGCCGCCGCAAAGACGAACGCGCCGGCTTCACCCTCGCCGAGTACAAGCGCATGCTCCAAGCCGCCCACCAGCAGCTTCCCGGCGGCAAGATCGTGCTGGTCTGGGACAACCTCGGCATCCACCACTCCAAGGCGATGCGCGCGTTCATCGATGCCCACGCCGACTGGCTCACGGTGTTCTACCTGCCAGCCTACGCCCCGAGTTGA
- a CDS encoding AraC family transcriptional regulator, whose product MRPGGHLHDDPVHVEEYGYGLGKPDGIFVLKYRSASGLTFGEPRQDFLHQLYWSPDGVLAVLNGSTSAFLGPREAYWAGRATAHEVRAGDHQTVYRVCLREIPPALRDHRCGPVAVDAEAADLVRRIARRDCDTGTALAARRRIMTGLAPLSGRAVPRPGTGGGYALTVARALSHDPADPTSLSEWARRLRISSKTLQRDFDREFGMPYTRWRTRHRLSAARVLLHAHPVTEVAHKVGYASPSAFIAAYADLYGRTPGRDRG is encoded by the coding sequence GTGCGCCCCGGAGGTCACCTGCACGACGATCCCGTCCACGTCGAGGAGTACGGCTACGGTCTCGGCAAGCCCGACGGGATCTTCGTGCTCAAGTACCGGTCGGCGAGCGGCCTCACGTTCGGCGAGCCCCGCCAGGACTTCCTGCACCAGCTCTACTGGTCGCCCGACGGGGTCCTCGCGGTGCTGAACGGCTCGACCTCCGCGTTCCTCGGCCCCCGCGAGGCGTACTGGGCCGGCCGCGCCACCGCTCACGAGGTCCGCGCGGGCGACCACCAGACCGTCTACCGCGTCTGCCTGCGCGAGATCCCGCCCGCGCTGCGCGACCACCGCTGCGGGCCGGTCGCGGTCGACGCCGAGGCCGCCGACCTCGTCCGGCGGATCGCCCGCCGGGACTGCGACACCGGCACCGCGCTCGCCGCCCGCCGCCGCATCATGACCGGCCTCGCCCCGCTCTCCGGCCGGGCCGTGCCGCGCCCCGGCACCGGCGGCGGGTACGCCCTCACCGTCGCCCGCGCCCTCTCGCACGACCCCGCCGACCCCACCTCGCTCAGCGAGTGGGCGCGCCGCCTCCGGATCAGCTCCAAGACGCTGCAGCGCGACTTCGACCGCGAGTTCGGCATGCCCTACACCCGGTGGCGCACCCGGCACCGGCTCAGCGCCGCCCGCGTCCTGCTGCACGCCCACCCCGTCACCGAGGTCGCCCACAAGGTCGGCTACGCGAGCCCGTCCGCGTTCATCGCCGCCTACGCCGACCTGTACGGCCGCACCCCCGGCCGCGACCGCGGCTGA
- a CDS encoding ABC transporter substrate-binding protein, whose translation MSTRTRLAGALAAALVLVTGCGSGSSGDAEASGETRTFAADNGDVTIPADPRRVVATGYAVPVLIEADAALVGISSWKRGLEMMSPEDRETYDGIKKIADETAASTNYEAIAEAKPDLIVIGVPRPVLGDIDMKRLESIAPVAVIGPTVPSAWRELSRRQADAAGRQEYYAGAKAAYDKKAAELKTKYADALDGVKFGHVGTYGDVSSGTFMREFSQSWGTNIAEDVGVTYYGQVKKKGGGSKDVSETPSIEEMPESLGEADAITYSLEPDGSTGETVQFALDSKLWKNLPAVKAGKTFGLRYTAAATYKSAMLALDDVDKTLAPLLEDGRE comes from the coding sequence ATGTCCACTCGCACGCGACTCGCCGGAGCGCTCGCCGCCGCGCTCGTCCTGGTGACCGGCTGCGGTTCGGGATCCTCCGGTGACGCCGAGGCGTCCGGGGAGACCCGGACCTTCGCCGCCGACAACGGCGACGTGACCATCCCCGCCGACCCCCGGCGGGTCGTCGCGACGGGGTACGCGGTGCCGGTGCTCATCGAGGCCGACGCGGCGCTCGTCGGCATCTCCAGCTGGAAGCGCGGGCTGGAGATGATGTCCCCCGAGGACCGCGAGACCTACGACGGGATCAAGAAGATCGCGGACGAGACCGCCGCCTCGACCAACTACGAGGCCATCGCCGAGGCGAAGCCGGACCTCATCGTGATCGGCGTGCCCCGCCCCGTGCTCGGCGACATCGACATGAAGCGGCTGGAGTCGATCGCGCCCGTCGCGGTCATCGGGCCGACCGTCCCGTCGGCGTGGCGGGAGCTGTCGCGGCGCCAGGCGGACGCCGCGGGCCGCCAGGAGTACTACGCGGGCGCCAAGGCCGCCTACGACAAGAAGGCCGCCGAGCTGAAGACCAAGTACGCGGACGCCCTGGACGGCGTGAAGTTCGGGCACGTCGGTACCTACGGGGACGTCTCCAGCGGGACGTTCATGCGGGAGTTCAGCCAGTCGTGGGGGACGAACATCGCCGAGGACGTCGGCGTGACCTACTACGGCCAGGTCAAGAAGAAGGGCGGCGGCTCCAAGGACGTGTCGGAGACCCCGTCGATCGAGGAGATGCCGGAGAGCCTCGGCGAGGCGGACGCCATCACCTACTCGCTGGAGCCCGACGGTTCCACCGGCGAGACGGTGCAGTTCGCCCTGGACTCCAAGCTGTGGAAGAACCTGCCCGCGGTCAAGGCCGGCAAGACCTTCGGCCTGCGCTACACCGCCGCCGCCACCTACAAGTCGGCGATGCTGGCCCTCGACGACGTCGACAAGACGCTCGCGCCGCTGCTGGAAGACGGCCGGGAATGA
- a CDS encoding siderophore-interacting protein yields MMRRDNPRARVLEHHRSGSGVERVGYPIEVRTAAILRREYVTPRMLRLTFGGDGLAGGVHTYQADDHIKIVFPDPDGTLRVPVHNPETLDLEWPRPSPPSRRYTIRRYDAEARELDLDFVLHEGGLASTWAAGASVGDAAVIAGPAGAKAFPHHHDHYVFALDATALPALGRWLEEAPAGVSATAVVETSDEAEHEYPLAERDGVEIIRLVRNGTASRLADTVMGLEPAPGSSFLVAAGEADAIKPLRAWSKDRMGAYITGYWKRGVADLGA; encoded by the coding sequence ATGATGCGGCGGGACAACCCTCGCGCGCGGGTGCTGGAGCACCACCGGTCGGGCTCGGGCGTCGAGCGCGTCGGCTACCCGATCGAGGTGCGCACCGCCGCGATCCTGCGCCGCGAGTACGTCACGCCGCGGATGCTGCGGCTGACGTTCGGCGGCGACGGGCTCGCCGGCGGCGTGCACACCTACCAGGCCGACGACCACATCAAGATCGTGTTCCCGGATCCGGACGGGACGCTGCGCGTCCCCGTCCACAACCCCGAGACGCTCGACCTGGAGTGGCCGCGCCCGTCGCCGCCCAGCCGCCGGTACACGATCCGCCGGTACGACGCGGAGGCGCGGGAGCTGGACCTCGACTTCGTCCTGCACGAGGGCGGGCTCGCCTCGACGTGGGCCGCGGGGGCGTCCGTCGGCGACGCGGCCGTGATCGCCGGGCCGGCGGGCGCGAAGGCGTTCCCGCACCACCACGACCACTACGTCTTCGCGCTCGACGCCACCGCGCTGCCCGCCCTCGGCCGCTGGCTGGAGGAGGCGCCGGCCGGGGTGTCGGCGACGGCGGTGGTCGAGACGTCCGACGAGGCCGAGCACGAGTACCCGCTCGCCGAACGGGACGGCGTCGAGATCATCCGGCTCGTCCGGAACGGCACCGCTTCGCGGCTCGCGGACACGGTCATGGGGCTGGAGCCCGCGCCCGGGTCGTCGTTCCTGGTCGCGGCCGGGGAGGCCGACGCGATCAAGCCGCTGCGGGCGTGGAGCAAGGACCGGATGGGCGCGTACATCACCGGCTACTGGAAGCGCGGAGTGGCCGACCTTGGCGCGTGA
- a CDS encoding iron ABC transporter permease, protein MARDLPRRITVLVAALLVLAALAFASVCVGAGRAGPGDAWEALTAYAGTDEHVIVRDIRVPRTIIAVFVGAALGTAGTLIQTLTRNPLAEPGVLGVNAGAGFAITVGAAAGFAGSSSAQLGLALAGAGIAMLVVYGVGRTFPLRLVLAGVALTFVLQGLSMALRLAYPDALDRFRFWSVGALAGRERLSLELPLLAIGLALASAMVAARPLAGLALGENVAQALGARVARVRLAALALFTVLAGASTAIAGPIAFVGLMVPHLARRAAGGSVPWLMAYTMVLGPVLLVASDIGSRVLLPTGEVPVAIVTAFVGAPVLIWAVRRYGAVAL, encoded by the coding sequence TTGGCGCGTGACCTCCCCCGCCGGATCACCGTCCTGGTCGCGGCCCTCCTGGTCCTGGCCGCGCTGGCGTTCGCCAGCGTGTGCGTCGGGGCCGGGAGGGCCGGGCCCGGCGACGCCTGGGAGGCCCTCACCGCGTACGCGGGGACGGACGAGCACGTGATCGTGCGCGACATCAGGGTGCCGCGCACGATCATCGCCGTGTTCGTCGGAGCCGCCCTCGGCACCGCGGGGACGCTGATCCAGACGCTGACCCGCAACCCGCTCGCCGAGCCCGGCGTCCTCGGCGTGAACGCCGGCGCCGGGTTCGCGATCACGGTGGGCGCCGCGGCGGGCTTCGCCGGGTCGTCGTCCGCGCAGCTGGGCCTCGCGCTGGCGGGCGCGGGCATCGCGATGCTCGTCGTCTACGGCGTCGGCCGGACGTTCCCGCTGCGGCTCGTCCTGGCGGGGGTCGCGCTGACGTTCGTGCTGCAGGGGCTGTCGATGGCGCTGCGGCTGGCCTACCCGGACGCCCTGGACCGGTTCCGGTTCTGGTCGGTGGGGGCGCTGGCCGGACGGGAGCGGCTCTCGCTCGAGCTGCCGCTGCTGGCCATCGGGCTCGCCCTGGCCAGCGCGATGGTCGCGGCCCGCCCGCTGGCGGGCCTGGCGCTGGGCGAGAACGTCGCCCAGGCGCTCGGCGCGCGCGTCGCCCGGGTCCGGCTCGCGGCGCTCGCGCTGTTCACGGTGCTCGCCGGGGCCTCGACGGCGATCGCCGGGCCGATCGCGTTCGTCGGGCTGATGGTGCCGCACCTGGCGCGCCGCGCCGCCGGCGGGTCGGTGCCGTGGCTGATGGCGTACACGATGGTGCTCGGTCCCGTGCTGCTGGTCGCGTCCGATATCGGCTCGCGGGTCCTGCTGCCGACCGGCGAGGTGCCGGTCGCGATCGTCACCGCGTTCGTCGGCGCGCCCGTCCTGATCTGGGCCGTGCGCCGGTACGGGGCGGTGGCCCTGTGA
- a CDS encoding iron chelate uptake ABC transporter family permease subunit: MKPDIGKKDAVGDGARAATARALVLRAGPVTAQLERRTLAASLVLAGAGLLLGIVGLCRGDEWDSPATVLPALAGYGDSVLVVQEWRLPRVAAALLFGAALGAAGSVFQNLTRNPLGSPDVIGLDAGAYSGVLVAITVFGGSAAGLATGSIVGGVLTAAAVYVLSLGSGVGGLRLIVVGIAANAMLTALNSWIILRADLEVATAATGWQAGSLNGLDWAELRFPFLLTGVFLALLAVLSRALHQATLGEEVAAASGVHLKRLRPLAILAGVGCTAAVTSAAGPIVFVALAAPQIGRRLAGAPGVPALPAALTGALLLLAADIAAQTVLAPVQLPVGVVTTAIGGTYLIWLLIKEVRRP; this comes from the coding sequence GTGAAGCCGGACATCGGGAAGAAGGACGCCGTCGGGGACGGCGCGCGGGCGGCCACCGCACGCGCGCTGGTCCTGCGCGCCGGGCCGGTCACGGCCCAGCTGGAGCGGCGGACGCTCGCGGCGTCGCTCGTCCTCGCCGGGGCGGGGCTGCTCCTCGGGATCGTGGGGCTGTGCCGGGGCGACGAATGGGACTCCCCCGCGACGGTCCTGCCCGCGCTCGCCGGGTACGGCGACTCCGTCCTCGTGGTACAGGAGTGGCGGCTGCCGCGGGTCGCCGCCGCGCTGCTGTTCGGCGCGGCCCTGGGCGCCGCCGGGTCGGTCTTCCAGAACCTCACCCGCAACCCGCTCGGCAGCCCCGACGTCATCGGCCTGGACGCCGGCGCCTACAGCGGCGTGCTCGTGGCGATCACGGTGTTCGGCGGGTCGGCGGCGGGCCTGGCGACCGGCTCCATCGTGGGCGGGGTGCTCACCGCCGCGGCGGTCTACGTGCTGTCGCTCGGTTCGGGGGTCGGCGGGCTGCGGCTCATCGTCGTCGGCATCGCCGCGAACGCGATGCTGACCGCCCTGAACTCGTGGATCATCCTGCGCGCCGACCTCGAGGTGGCGACGGCGGCGACGGGCTGGCAGGCGGGCTCCCTCAACGGGCTCGACTGGGCCGAGCTGCGGTTCCCGTTCCTGCTCACCGGCGTGTTCCTGGCGCTGCTCGCCGTCCTGTCCCGCGCCCTGCACCAGGCGACGCTGGGCGAGGAGGTCGCCGCCGCGTCGGGCGTCCACCTGAAGCGGCTGCGGCCGCTCGCCATCCTGGCGGGGGTGGGCTGCACCGCCGCCGTGACGTCCGCGGCGGGCCCGATCGTGTTCGTGGCGCTCGCCGCCCCGCAGATCGGGCGGCGGCTCGCGGGCGCGCCCGGGGTCCCGGCGCTGCCCGCCGCGCTGACCGGCGCGCTGCTGCTCCTGGCCGCCGACATCGCCGCGCAGACGGTCCTCGCGCCCGTCCAGCTGCCGGTCGGCGTGGTGACGACCGCGATCGGCGGCACCTACCTCATCTGGCTGCTCATCAAGGAAGTGAGACGACCGTGA
- a CDS encoding ABC transporter ATP-binding protein yields the protein MTGRLTARDITLGYGDRTVSENLTLDVPDGRFTAVIGTNACGKSTLLRAFARQLSPAAGRVELDGRDVAGYRPKPFAREVGFLPQGLVAPENMLVRQLVARGRYPHQTLLSAWSREDERAVAAAMDAAGVAELADRPVESLSGGQRQRAWVAMVLAQETSYLLLDEPTTFLDITHQYQLLALLARLRDEGRTIVAVLHDINQACRFADHLVAMRDGRVVAAGAPGDIVDAALVKEVFDLPCIVVPDPLTATPMIVPTP from the coding sequence GTGACGGGTCGGCTGACCGCCCGCGACATCACCCTCGGCTACGGCGACCGGACCGTGTCGGAGAACCTGACGCTGGACGTCCCCGACGGGAGGTTCACCGCGGTGATCGGGACGAACGCGTGCGGCAAGTCGACGCTGCTGCGCGCGTTCGCCCGGCAGCTGTCCCCGGCGGCCGGGCGGGTCGAGCTCGACGGCCGGGACGTCGCCGGGTACCGCCCGAAGCCGTTCGCGCGCGAGGTCGGCTTCCTGCCGCAGGGCCTCGTCGCGCCGGAGAACATGCTCGTCCGGCAGCTGGTGGCGCGCGGCCGCTACCCGCACCAGACGCTGCTGTCGGCGTGGTCGCGGGAGGACGAGCGCGCGGTCGCGGCGGCGATGGACGCCGCGGGCGTCGCCGAGCTCGCGGACCGTCCGGTGGAGAGCCTGTCGGGCGGGCAGCGGCAGCGGGCGTGGGTCGCGATGGTGCTCGCGCAGGAGACCTCCTACCTGCTGCTGGACGAGCCCACGACCTTCCTCGACATCACGCACCAGTACCAGTTGCTCGCGCTCCTCGCCCGCCTCCGCGACGAGGGCCGTACCATCGTCGCGGTGCTGCACGACATCAACCAGGCGTGCCGGTTCGCCGACCATCTGGTCGCCATGCGGGACGGCCGCGTCGTCGCGGCGGGCGCGCCCGGCGACATCGTCGACGCGGCGCTCGTCAAGGAGGTGTTCGACCTCCCCTGCATCGTCGTCCCCGACCCGCTGACCGCCACCCCGATGATCGTTCCGACTCCCTGA